A region of the Vigna unguiculata cultivar IT97K-499-35 chromosome 9, ASM411807v1, whole genome shotgun sequence genome:
ATATGTTTCATGAAACTAATTGATATTCTAATCTTTTTCAGCAATCAGAACAAGATTGATGTGGAAATTGTTAAGAAGTTGACAACGATGTTAGATGAATTCAATGTGCATGCTAAATCATTTCGAGTTGCTAGAGATCGATATAGAGAACAACAATTCCATGATCTTAAATTGAGGCTTATTGCTGAAAGGACTAAGGATGGAAGGATATACAATATGCCGACCGTCTCTGAAGTAGCAGCCCTAATAGTTGGTGATGTTGATAGTGCTTCTCCAAGAGATATCATAATGGAAAACAAAAGTGGAAAATTGCAAAGAATTAACGAATTGCACACGAGCTACCTAGGATTTCAATATCCTTTACTATTTCCATATGGAGAAGATGGTTATAGACACGACGTTACTCATCGAGATGTAACTACTTCAAACAGCAAAAAGAGGAACCGCCTAACAATAAGGGAATGGTTCTGTTTTAGAATTCAGACAAGGGAATTAGAAGCACAAACAATACTAAGATCTAGAAGATTGTTTCAACAATTTGTGGTTGACGGATATACTATGATAGAGTCTGAAAGGTTATCATTCATAAAGAACAATAAATCCAAGCTTAGAGTGGACAAGTATGATAACCTTTGTCAAGCAAAATCTTCCACACAGGAAGAAGGATCCTCCAAAGGCAAAAGAGTTATTCTTCCTTCAACTTTTGTAGGTGGCACACGATATATGGATCAACTATATTTTGATGGAATGACAATTTGCAGTCATGTTGGCTTCCCGGATCTTTTTGTCACGTTTACATGCAATCCAAAGTGGCCTGAAATACAAAGACTACTATCACCACAAAATTTAACAGCATCTGATAGACCAGACTTGATTGCAAGGGTGTTTCGaattaaatttgatcaacttCTAACCGACCTTACCAAAAATCATTTACTTGGAACAGTTATTGcatgtaaatattaatatttctattattgcatcaataagtaaatatattattattgtacgTGCTAATAACTTTAATCTTTTGACAATGCAGATATGTATACCATTGAATTCCAAAAACACGGCCTACCACATGCACATCTACTACTGTTTTTGCACCAAAATAGCAAATACCCAACTGCAGATGACATTGATAGAGTAATTTCAGCTGAAATTCCATGTCCAATACAAAATCTAAACCTACATCAATGTGTTAAGGAGCATATGATTCATGGCCCTTGTGGAGTAGTCAACAAATCCCTtccttgcatgaagaatggtaAATGCTCACGCTTCTACCCAAAAAATTTTCAAAGCATTACAACTATTTCAGAAGATGGTTTCCCACACTATCGTCGAAGGGACAATGGAATATGTGTTGAAAAGAATCATGTTTCGATAGATAACCGTTTTGTGGTTCCGTATAACCTAAAGTTATTACTTAAATATCAAGCTCAtatcaatgttgaatggtgcaACAGAAGTACGTCAATCAAGTACTTATTCAAATACATCAACAAAGGTTATGACAGAATAACGGCTGCTATAGTTAATAATAGCAATGAATTTGGTGTTATACATCAACCATCAGATGAAATCAAACAGTACCTTGATTGCAGATATATATCGCCATGTGAAGCATGTTGAAGGATCTTTTCATTTCCGATTCACGGAAGAAACCCAACTGTAGAAAGATTATATTTCCATCTTCCTGGACAACAAGCAGTGTACTTCAAAGATGATGATTATATTGACGATATCATAGGAAATCCAACTATTATAGAGTCCATGTTCACAAGTTGGATGGAATGTAACAAAAACTACGAAGATGCTAAAAGCTTAACATATGCCCAGATGGTATCAAAGTTTGTATATGTAAAGAAAGATAGATGTTGGAAACCAAGGAAAATGGGAAACACAATTGGAAGACTAATTTGGGTGCCACCCAGTACAGGAGAACTTTTCTATCTAAGAAGAATGCTAACAGTAGTAAAGGGGCCACTATCTTACGAACAAATCATAATTGTAGACAATATATTGTATCCTACATTTAGAGAAGCCTGTGAGGCATCCAGATTTTTAGCAGATGATAATGAATATGTAGAAGCCATCAAAGAAGCAAATGATTGGGGTACTGGACACTACCTAAGAAAACTTTTTGTTACAATGTTATTATCTAACAGTGTTAACCAACCACACCAACTATGGGAAAAAACTTGGCAATGGTTGTCTGATGGCATACTCTATATGGAAAGAATAAAAGCTTCAAATCCAGGTActgtaaattttatttggcCGCTCTAAAAtcttaactaatattttaacataaacatttgactatttataattatatgcaTGCAGAACTGCAATTAAGCAATGACATCTTGAAGAACTTAACATTACTGCAACTAGAAGAGATGTTACAAAGAAATAGAAGAAGCCTAACACAATTTCCATCTATGCCTTATCCTGATGGTTTTGTTACAGTTCATTGTGGAAACAAGTTGATATATTCTGAACTGGATTATAATGTTGTGGATGAACATAAcctatttcaaaaaaattacactTCCATGACAGGTAAATAATTCTTACCTAACTTGGTATACAAAAATTGTACAAATTATATAGTCATTATTGATTTATGGGCATTTAATGAGAGGATTAAAATTTAACAGATGAACAAaggaaaatttttgaaaaagtcaATCAGGCTGTTGTTAACAATATAGGAGGAATGTTCTTTTTGTATGGATATGGAGGAACTGGAAAAACTTTCATGTGGAGTACTTTATCTTTAGCATTACGTTCCAAGGGAAAAATTGTACTAACAGTGGCATCAAGTGGTATAACATCTCTTTTGTTACCAGGAGGAAGAACAACACATTCTAAATTCAGAATTCCAATCTCAACCATGGACAACTCAATTTGCAACATAGAGCAAGGATCTGAAGCAGCAGAATTATTGAAAGTAGCTGATCTTATCAtttgggatgaagcaccaatggCACACAAATTCTGTTTTGAGGCTTTAGACAGAACTCTTAATGATATAATGAAACACCACAAAAAATCGAATTCAATCTTTGGAGGTAAAGTTGTAGTGTTTGGAGGTGATTTTAGACAAATACTACCTGTCATTCCTAGAGGGACTCGGTCAGACATTGTAAATGCAACAATCAATGCATCATACCTTTGGGAACACTGTCAGGTTATGACACTGACCAAGAACATGAGACTACTACAAACAGGTTTAGAAACCAGTACAACTTCAGAAATTCAACAGTTCTCAGATTGGATAGTTAAACTTGGTGATGGTTTATTATGTGAACCAAATGATGGAGTAGTGGATATTGAAATACCACCACAATTTCTGATTTTAGATTTTAGTGATCCAATCAAAGCTATAGTATCAAGCACATATCCTGGTCTACTACAGAATTATAGCAATGCTAATTTCTTGAAGAGCAGAGCAATATTGGCCAGTCGAATAGAAACTGTTGAAGAAATCAACGAACACATATTATCCTTAATTCCTGGtacatatctatatatatttacacatttcatatatattatgttttaattatatgtCTAATGACGATTATTAATAATACTATGCAGGAGAAGAGAAAGAATATCTAAGTGCAGATTCAATTGATAGATGCGACAATCCAGTGAATGATGACTACGACATCATTACTCCATAATTCCTAAATTCATTGACAACTTCTGGAATACCCAGTCATAAAATCAAACTGAAAATAGGAGCACCTATAATGCTTCTAAGAAACTTGGATCAAGCAGAATGCCTCTGTAATGGAAGTAGGTTAATTATTACAAGATTGGCAAAACATGTAATAGGAGCAAGGAATATTACTGGAAACAAAGAGGGAAATGAGGTTTACATCCCACGTATGTCTATGTCACCATCTCAATCTCCATGGCCCTTCAAGTTGATTAGAAGACAATTTCCTATTATGTTATCTTATGCTATGACTATAAATAAGTCACAGGGCCAATCCTTATCTTCTGTTGGATTATACTTGCCAAAACCAGTATTTAGCCATGGTCAGTTGTATGTTGCTATTTCTAGGGTTCAGAGTAAATCAGGATTAAAGATCTTAATCCATGATAATGACAAAAAACCACAGAGTTGTACAACAAATGTTGTATTCAAAGAAGTATTCCAAAATGTATAACagattaaaaatgtgttaacttttgatatttaaattgtgatgattatataatatttgCGGTTTATATATCTAATtcgtataaaattaaattaattaccatCAACTTAACAAAATGTTTAAGCTATCTAAATTAGCTTTTCGACAAGCTAATGCAACCAGTCCGGTATATAACATTATACAAATTAGACTGAACTAAACAGATATACAACAGAAGATTTGAAAACCATCCTGAGgactaaatattcaaatgaagaATAAAATCCGAAAAAATTCAAGGATAATTGATTGTAAAATCATAACTGAAAGAGGTTACAAAATAACACAAATCAAAACGCAAATTACAGAATATCAAAACTCATGACAAACATACCGTcaatcttcttttttattcttcattcaTTGATAACATTATGTTACAAATTCTATAATATACTTCTAGCAGAAGAAAACTGCATTATCATTTAAAGCAATACCAACCGTCAACCAACCcacaaaatgataataaataatgtagTTATGGACTCAACACCCAcatttgatttttctatttACACCACCACAAATTCAATTGAGATAATCtattcatttataaattgaattcacTGTAGTTGATCTGCTTCGACTAAATCCATGGAAAAAGCCAGACTGATAAATTAATACTTACAAGTaccaaaattatattatcatatataaataaaatactaactACAGGACATTGTTACCGTATCATATATAACATTgtgtaaaaattatattaatcaattaGTACGTTTAAGATAAGACATCGTTTTATATTACAGGAGATTGTTATCGTTTGAGATAATAAATCTCCGTAtaaccaaaataaattttactaaagcattataataaataaaatattttcatagacgtataaaaatataatcttgaAATCAATAACCAAAAAAGACATTCCTACACTGATtcataacttttaattattttaattttaataagtatCCAACAACACTTACAAACATTGCTAAAAGACCAATAAACCAGCAAATGTTTAAGTATAGAAAACACACGGTAAAATAGAAAAGACTTCTATTGAAAATGGTGATGGGGAACTGATACACAAGGAAAATCTGCAAATGAAAAACCAAATGTCACAAATCACATATATTTTGCAGTGCTGAAAAGATATATTGCAATATCTACACACATTCCTATTTTACATTTAtctaaaaacaataaatgtattcacatcaaacaataaatgtatttaaatatatttaaaaaataaaataaactattactattattattattatattcgtAAGTACGGGTCAGATactagtttatttaaaaaatgacagTCAAAACTATCATATTTTTGTATGTGAAGAATCGTCGTAATATAAATACCACAATTTACatgattttaagaaaatagaagTTATGCATTGAGCATGACTtctaatgaaaaaattaaaaaaaaaaaaaagtgtacagaacttctatattaataaaaatgtatctATAATACAACTTCATTTTACGTTTAAAATCGAGTTTAGAAAACACAACATCTTTATTATGCCTTCtctatgtttataatttttttgcaGTTACATAAATGATCCAGGATCATGTTGCTTCTCGGATTCAACTTATATGTAGGACACCACGTGATAACCAACAATTATTCCAAATGAAAGAAATGGGTGTGCATGAAGGCAGCCATCAGAAGTTGATCACGAGGCCATTGATTTTGCCAATGGCATTTGACTCTCGTGTGAAGCAACAGATAGATTCCTACCTATACCATTAGCATTTGGTTTAACATCTGCATCGTCATCATCTCCTGTAGCAGTtgcaccaccaccactaccaccatcACCCTTTTTTTCAACGTCAAAACCAATTCTACGTCCACAACAGCGTGAGAAAATTTGGTACAAGAAGGTGAGTAACCAAAAGACCCACGGCAGAGAAAGCAAGAAGAACCCTAAAACGAGGATCCAAGATGGAACTTTTGACTCAGGAAGAATCAAAAACTCTATAAGGCACCCTCCTCCAACCAGGACACACGCAAACAAAACAGACGCAATGATCCATATCAACGTGCGTTCATAACTACGATCAGGCGTCGCAGGCATTTGTTTCTTTCTCAGCACAAGGTGTGGAATTTTATCAAACAGGTGGAAGTCAAAAtcaatgtttcttctttttcatcttcaacAACAGGGTTTAACTTTTTATGGAGGAGGGTTTTGTTTGGAAATGCGTTGACCTTctagttttcttctttatgaGTTGTGAAAAAAGATCATCACATGGGTTTTCGATCAAACGGTGGATATTTGTTCAGGAGCTGTTCTTGTAAAACGCGGttgatgaaaaaacaaattaacacGCAATATGTGAGGGATTCCGTTGTGAATTAATTAACAATGGTTTTGACTTTTGACTGCATGCAAGAGGAGACTCAGGAGCTATGTATGGACATGTTTGGTTACAAAGGGATGTGGATCCAGTGAGAGAAGTAGTGCAACCAACAGGGTTTGGGTTGTACtgtatcaaattaattataaagcTATTTTCTTATAAATCAATGTTATTACTGAAATAATATTCCAAGGTCTGAGTAATTCTATTTCTACAACCTCTATTTTGTAATACGTATGGCACGGGTGAAAATTTActaaatcataaatattttttattaaaaatagtaataaaaataaataatttgtatcattttttaatttttaaataatttttattacaaataattatttgaatttagaaaagtattattaaaatgttaaaatagtaaaatatttattttagtttataaaataattaagtttatattaacaattatttagAGATAAGAAtggaaatataattatattagttt
Encoded here:
- the LOC114196162 gene encoding uncharacterized protein LOC114196162, yielding MPATPDRSYERTLIWIIASVLFACVLVGGGCLIEFLILPESKVPSWILVLGFFLLSLPWVFWLLTFLYQIFSRCCGRRIGFDVEKKGDGGSGGGATATGDDDDADVKPNANGIGRNLSVASHESQMPLAKSMAS